The DNA segment ATCATCGCATTCATGCTGATCGCCATCTGGGCCATCGTCACCGGCGCCCCGGTCGGCTCATCGCACGCCGGCATCGCCAATATCACCGAACATGGCGGTCTCTTCCCGCAAGGCATCCCCACCGTATTCGCATTGACGCTCGGCGTGGTGTTCGCCTTCGGCGGCACCGAAATGGTCGGCGTGGCAGCCGGCGAGGCCAAGGACGCCGCCAAGGTATTGCCCAAGGCCATCAACTCGATGATCATCCGCATCTTCGTGTTCTACGTAGGCTCCGTGGTGCTCATGGCTCTCGTCCTGCCATACAACGCCTACTCCTCCAACGAATCCCCGTTCGTCACCTTCTTCTCCGGCATCGGCATTCCGCACGCCGGCGACGTGATCCAGGTGGTCGTGCTCACCGCCGCGCTTTCGTCCCTGAACGCCGGCCTGTACTCCACCGGGCGCACGCTGCGCTCGCTCGCCATCGCCGGTTCCGGCCCGAAGTTCGCCGCCCGTATGAACAAGCATCATGTGCCGTATGGCGGCATTATCATCACGTCCGCTCTGGGCCTGATCGGCGTGGTGATGAACGCCGTGCTGCCTTCCGACGCGTTTGAGATCGTGATGAATCTGGCCGGTATCGGCATCGCCGGAACGTGGGCCGCCATTCTGGTCACGCACCTGGCGTTCCTCAGGAAGGTCAAGGCCGGCAAGGAGACCCGACCCGCATACCGTATGCCGGGCGCCCCGTACACGAATTACATTTCCCTGGTGTTCTTCGCCGTGGTGGTGCTGTCGAATCTGACGAGTGCAGCAGGCCGTTGGACACTGGCCATGTTCGCCGTGGTCGTTATAGCCATGGTCGCCGGCTGGTTCTACGTGCGCGGCCGCATCGACGGCAATCTGATGGACGGGATGCTGGACGACAACGGCAACGACGTGCCTGACGTGCTGGAAACCACGGAAACCGCCGGCAAGTAAACGGCAGGTACGATTCGCGTATCCGAATCGGCGGTACAGTGGACGGCGAAGGCGTAACGGCCCGCCGTCCACTTGCGTTTCGTGGGTATTCGGCATGATTCGCCGCGTTTCGGTACGATTCATTACGGATTGCGCATGATTCGGCCGCAATCGGACGATTGGACGGCGGCATGATTTCGCCAAGACTTCGAGGAGGTAGACCTTGCGTATTCACATCACGTACACCGGCGGCACCATCGGCATGATCGATTCGCCCAACGGCTTGATTCCTGGCGCGGACATGCGCGGCTGGCTGCTTCGCCTGCTCGAGGACGCGCATATGGACAGCGACCTGTTCTCGTTCACCGAGCTTGATCCGCTGATCGATTCGTCGAATGCCACGCCAAGCAACTGGCAGACCATGATCGACGATCTCAAGGCGCACCGCGACGAGGCCGACGCATTCGTGGTGCTGCACGGCACCGACACGATGAGCTATTCGAGTGCCGCGCTCTCCTACGCGCTCACCGATTTCGGCAAGCCGATCATCTTCACCGGCTCCCAGCACCCGCTGGGCAAAATCGAATCGGATGCCACCGCCAACGTGACCGGCGCGCTGAACGCCGCGATGAGCGAGCGCATGAACGGTGTCGGACTGTTCTTCGGCCATCACCTGTTCGCGGGCAACCGTGTGAGCAAGTCGTCGAGTTGGGCGTTCGAGGGGTTCTCCGCACCGTCGACCGGCCCGCTGGCCCGTACCGGAACGCCGTGGCACTGGTATGCCGGCGGCACGCTGGCTGGCGAAGGGTGGAAGGATCCCAAGCCGTATACGCGGCATGATGTGGCCGTGATCGACATGGCACCGGGCATTACCGCCGCACGTCTCGAGGCGATGCTCACGCCACGCCCGGAGGCTGCGATTCTGCGCGCATATGGCGTAGGCGATATTCCAAGCGACGAGCCGGGACTGACGGATGTGATCGCCGATGCGCTGCACGACGGTGTGCCGGTGATCATCGCCTCGCAATGCCAGCAGGCGGAGGTGTTGCTGGGACATTACGAGGTGAGCGACGCCATCGCGCGTGCCGGTGCGATCGGTTCGGGCGATATGACGCTTGAGGCAGCGTATGCGAAGGTGATGTTCCTGCTCTCGCAGGGCGTGGATGCGGCTGATTTCGGCACGTGGATGACGCGCTCCATCGCCGGTGAGATTTCGCCGGCCTCCACGCTGTAACCGGCACCGCAGACTGCGATACGAACGAAGGGCACGCCCATCATGGTGAATGGACGTGCCCTTCGTGTTACTCCGTACGGCTCAGTATTACCCGGTACGGCTCGCTGATTCCGCTCAGTCCTTGTCGATCAGCGCAGTAAGCGCCCACAGGATGCTCACCACATCGATCGCCTCCTGCAGGAAGGCGCCAACCACCACCGGAATCAGGTTGAACGCGGCGCACAGCATCGCGATGATCGACAGCGACAGGCCCACGACCACGGACTGCAGCATGATGCGCTTGGTGCGGCGCGAAATCGCGATCGCACGCGGTACGCAGGCGATATCGTCGTTCATGATGACCACCTGCGCCGATTCGGATGCGGCCGTGGACGTGCCGTCGGTGATCGCCATGCCGATGTCGGCGGAGGCCAGCACGGGGGCGTCGTTCACGCCGTCGCCCACCATCATGGTGATGGACCGGGTGATCGATTCGCCGGTCAGCTTCTGAATGAGCCGATCCCACCACGGCTGTTCGGGCGCCTCCTCCTTGGATGCGTTCTTTACTGCGGCGAGCTTGTCTTCGGGGAACAGTTCGGCGCGCACGTCGCTGATGCCGACCTCCTTGGCGATGATGTTGGCGGACGCCGCCTTGTCGCCGGTCAGCATGGACAGCCGCCTGACACCGAGGGAACGCAGGCGTTCCAACGATTCCTTCGCATTGGCACGCGGAATGTCCTTCATTACGATACGCGCGGCAAGCCTGCCGTTGATGGATACGAACGTGGCCATTTCGTCGGCGGCGAGCGGCGTGGTGAACACGTCTGCGGGATTCGTTGGCACACCATGTTCGCCTTCGGTGACGTAGGCATACCGCCCTATGCGAATCATGCGACCGTTGACCATGCCACTCAGTCCCTTGCCGGAATCCTCCGATACGCCCTTGACCACCGGGTGCTCGATGTCATGTCCGTCCCAATCGGAGCCGGGCAGGCGTCTGCCGCTGTCGGCGTAACGTTCGGCCAGGCGTGTAACCGCATCCTGGCCAGCGTTCACAATGCCCTGGGCGAGAATATGCACCGAATACGTTTCCAGCACGCCCGCCGACAGCAGGATCACATCCTCGTCGAGTCCGTCGTCGCCTGTCATGCCGTTCGTATGCGAACCGCCGCGCATATCCACGCGCACCACCTGCGGTTTCTTCACGGTCAACGTGCCGGTCTTGTCGAAGAAGATATGGCTCACACGCCCCAGCGTTTCCAATACTTCCTGCGTTTTGATCAGAATGCCGGATTTGGCAAGACGCCCGGTGCCGGCGATATAGGCGACAGGAGCGGCGATAAGCAGCGGGCATGGGGTGGCGATGACCAGCACCTGCGCGAAACGCATCGGCACGCCGGAGCAGATCCATGCGAATCCGGCGATCAGGAACGCTACCACGGTGAACGGCACGGCAAGCAGATCGGCCACACGCACGACCGTGGCACGCGAGCTTTGCGCAGAGGAGACAAGTCCGAGAATGCGCTGATACTGCGAATCACGCGCCAACTGAGTGGCACGCATGGTGAGCGTGGACGAACCGTTGACTGCGCCGGAAAGCACGCGAGCGCCGGCGAATACCTCGCGCGGCACCGGTTCGCCGTTGATGTTGCTTAAATCGAGTGTTGCAGAGTCGGACAGCAGTTCGCCATCCACCGGCACTGTTTCGCCCGGCAATACGACGAGCACGTCACCCATACGCACCTTGTCGACCGGCACTGTTTCGAAATGGGAGCTGGAGGATTGAATCTGCTGGATCTCGCCTTCGCCTACCGACCTGAACCCTGAGTCACCGGTATTCTGCCGGCCGGAACCGTTGATATGCCCGGCGTTCGAGCCGATGCCGGGAAGGTTGACCACGTGTGCGATGACCGGAGCGGCCTCCATCAACGAGGTCAGGTTGCCTTTGGCTTTGTCTTGCGCGTATTCCTCGATCGCCTCGCCGGAATACACCATGAGCACGATCGCCCAGCCGGCCCAGTATTCGCGTACGGCGATGGTCGATAGGATCGCGACGATCACCAGCACGTCGACGCCGACGTACCCTTTGCGGATATCTTCGATCATGCCTTTGAGCGAGTCGAATGCCGTGTAGACGACCATGGCGATCACAATCCACTGGCCGATCGAGGGGTTCACGCTCCAGAAGAAATGTTTCCATGGCCGTGCATTCCACAGCAATGCCACGGGAATGGCTGCCAATACGGTGACGGGGAGCATTGGCACGAGTTTGCATGCCTGGAATAGTTTGGTAAAGAATGACGATACGTGTTTCATCATTGCTCCTTACGCTGCATCGGTCTACGTTCGGCATATGGCTTACGGGTCGCGCGAACGCAGAATTGCGTCACGCCTTGTTAACCCATCGGCTGCGTTGCCGGCTTGCGATATGCATTCCTGACTTGCGTTCCGATACACGGCGTAAAGATTGTCATATTCAGTTGTTGTTCAGTTATGGGCAAGCTGTTTCACAGTCATGTTCGCTCTAGGATATCAATGCAAAGTGCCTTGCGCAACTTCGCCGGAAGTCACGCAAGGCACGTATTGCTGATGGTTGCAGGCCTTCTGCCATATGGGGTTTGCTGCTGCCGAGGCGCGCTGTTCATGCCGCTTGCGGCGCAGCACACCCCGTGGGATTTACCACAGGCTGAACGGGAAGCCGTTGCTGTAGCCGTCGGAACCGTTGCCGGAACCATCGGAACCGTTGCCGGAGTCGCCCTGGCCGTTCTGGTCGCCCTGGCCGTTCTGGTCGCCCTGGCCGTTCTGGTTCTGCTCCTGCTGGCTGTTCGATTCGGTGCGGTTGGAACCGTTGACCTTATCCTCCTGCTGGTCGAGCGTCACGTCCACATCCATGGTCTTGCCGTCACGCACGATGGTGAGCGTCGCCTTGTCGCCAAGGGCCGTAGCGCGCACGAAGCCGAGCAGGGAGGCCGTACTGTTGACCGCATGGCCGTCGAACGCCACGATGGTGTCGCCGGACTTCAGGCCGGCCTTGTCTGCCGGGCCGCCCTTGACTACGGCATTGCCGGTGGAGCTGGATGTGATGCGAGCGCCGGCGCGGGTCACGCCGTCGGCTTCGACGGTATCGGTTTTCACGGTGACGCCGAGTGCCACATGCTTGACGGAACCGTCCTTGACGATTTCGTCGGCCACACGCTTGACGAGGTTCGACGGAATGGCGAAGCCGATGCCGATGGAGCCGGAAGAGCTGGAGTCGGAGGATCCAGAGGAGCCTGCGGTGGCGATGGACGAGTTGATGCCGATTACTTCACCGGCCGCGTTGAAGGTCGGGCCGCCGGAGTTGCCGGGGTTGACGGCCGCGTCGATCTGTACGGCGTTGGTGACGATGTTGTTGTTGTCATCATCCATCACGGTGACCGGGCGGTTCAGCGCGGAGACGATACCGGTGGTGGCGGTGTCGTCGTAGCCCAGCGGGTTGCCGACCGCCATCACGTTCTCGCCTACGGCGAGCTTGTCGGAATCAGCGAATTTCACGGCCTTCAGGTCGCTCGGCGGGTTTTCGAGCTTGATGACCGCAAGATCG comes from the Bifidobacterium angulatum DSM 20098 = JCM 7096 genome and includes:
- a CDS encoding amino acid permease; translation: MSDTTPHNAVKQDKSDSGYSKDLKPRHIQMIAIGGSIGTGLFLGAGGRLAQGGAGLAIAYAVCGIFAFLMVRALGELAIRRPSSGAFVSYAREFLGEKGAYITGWLFFLDWSVTVMADITAVAVYFHYWQAFQNVPQWLLALCALAVVFVLNMLSVKMFGEAEFWFAAIKVATIIAFMLIAIWAIVTGAPVGSSHAGIANITEHGGLFPQGIPTVFALTLGVVFAFGGTEMVGVAAGEAKDAAKVLPKAINSMIIRIFVFYVGSVVLMALVLPYNAYSSNESPFVTFFSGIGIPHAGDVIQVVVLTAALSSLNAGLYSTGRTLRSLAIAGSGPKFAARMNKHHVPYGGIIITSALGLIGVVMNAVLPSDAFEIVMNLAGIGIAGTWAAILVTHLAFLRKVKAGKETRPAYRMPGAPYTNYISLVFFAVVVLSNLTSAAGRWTLAMFAVVVIAMVAGWFYVRGRIDGNLMDGMLDDNGNDVPDVLETTETAGK
- a CDS encoding asparaginase, translating into MRIHITYTGGTIGMIDSPNGLIPGADMRGWLLRLLEDAHMDSDLFSFTELDPLIDSSNATPSNWQTMIDDLKAHRDEADAFVVLHGTDTMSYSSAALSYALTDFGKPIIFTGSQHPLGKIESDATANVTGALNAAMSERMNGVGLFFGHHLFAGNRVSKSSSWAFEGFSAPSTGPLARTGTPWHWYAGGTLAGEGWKDPKPYTRHDVAVIDMAPGITAARLEAMLTPRPEAAILRAYGVGDIPSDEPGLTDVIADALHDGVPVIIASQCQQAEVLLGHYEVSDAIARAGAIGSGDMTLEAAYAKVMFLLSQGVDAADFGTWMTRSIAGEISPASTL
- a CDS encoding heavy metal translocating P-type ATPase; amino-acid sequence: MKHVSSFFTKLFQACKLVPMLPVTVLAAIPVALLWNARPWKHFFWSVNPSIGQWIVIAMVVYTAFDSLKGMIEDIRKGYVGVDVLVIVAILSTIAVREYWAGWAIVLMVYSGEAIEEYAQDKAKGNLTSLMEAAPVIAHVVNLPGIGSNAGHINGSGRQNTGDSGFRSVGEGEIQQIQSSSSHFETVPVDKVRMGDVLVVLPGETVPVDGELLSDSATLDLSNINGEPVPREVFAGARVLSGAVNGSSTLTMRATQLARDSQYQRILGLVSSAQSSRATVVRVADLLAVPFTVVAFLIAGFAWICSGVPMRFAQVLVIATPCPLLIAAPVAYIAGTGRLAKSGILIKTQEVLETLGRVSHIFFDKTGTLTVKKPQVVRVDMRGGSHTNGMTGDDGLDEDVILLSAGVLETYSVHILAQGIVNAGQDAVTRLAERYADSGRRLPGSDWDGHDIEHPVVKGVSEDSGKGLSGMVNGRMIRIGRYAYVTEGEHGVPTNPADVFTTPLAADEMATFVSINGRLAARIVMKDIPRANAKESLERLRSLGVRRLSMLTGDKAASANIIAKEVGISDVRAELFPEDKLAAVKNASKEEAPEQPWWDRLIQKLTGESITRSITMMVGDGVNDAPVLASADIGMAITDGTSTAASESAQVVIMNDDIACVPRAIAISRRTKRIMLQSVVVGLSLSIIAMLCAAFNLIPVVVGAFLQEAIDVVSILWALTALIDKD